In Nocardioides sp. zg-1228, a single window of DNA contains:
- a CDS encoding PhoH family protein, giving the protein MASSKTSPSTTRRTYVLDTSVLLADPAATKRFAEHEVVLPVVVITELEGKRHHPELGFFARSALRALDELRIVNGRLDQPVPVGTEGGTLRVELNHTDADSLPSGFRLGDNDTRILAVARNLADEGHRVTLVSKDLPLRIKASAVGLDAEEYRAEAVSSSDTGYTGMAELEVPAGDLDELYEDGVIDLAEARDLPCHNGLVLLSERGTALGRVGADKRVHLVRGDRDAFGIHGRSAEQRVALEMLLDPEVGIVSLGGRAGTGKSAMALCAGLEAVMERRQHTKVVVFRPLFAVGGQELGYLPGSEGEKMSPWAQAVFDTLGALVSREVVDEVMDRGMLEVLPLTHIRGRSLHDAFVIVDEAQSLERNVLLTVLSRIGANSKVVLTHDVAQRDNLRVGRHDGIVAVVEKLKGHPLFAHVTLTRSERSPIAALVTEMLEDVTL; this is encoded by the coding sequence GTGGCCAGCAGCAAGACCTCACCCAGCACCACCCGCCGCACCTACGTCCTGGACACGAGCGTCCTTCTCGCCGACCCGGCCGCGACCAAGCGCTTCGCTGAGCACGAGGTGGTGCTGCCAGTGGTCGTCATCACCGAGCTGGAGGGCAAGCGCCACCACCCGGAGCTGGGGTTCTTCGCCCGCTCCGCGCTGCGGGCCCTCGACGAGCTGCGCATCGTCAACGGGCGCCTCGACCAGCCGGTGCCCGTCGGCACCGAGGGCGGCACGCTCCGCGTCGAGCTCAACCACACCGACGCCGACTCGCTGCCGTCCGGGTTCAGGCTCGGCGACAACGACACCCGCATCCTCGCCGTCGCGCGCAACCTCGCCGACGAGGGGCACCGGGTCACCCTGGTCAGCAAGGACCTCCCGCTGCGGATCAAGGCCTCGGCCGTCGGGCTCGACGCCGAGGAGTACCGCGCCGAGGCCGTCAGCAGCTCCGACACCGGCTACACCGGCATGGCCGAGCTCGAGGTGCCCGCGGGCGACCTCGACGAGCTCTACGAGGACGGGGTGATCGACCTCGCCGAGGCGCGCGACCTGCCCTGCCACAACGGCCTCGTCCTGCTCTCCGAGCGCGGCACGGCGCTGGGCCGCGTCGGTGCGGACAAGCGCGTGCACCTCGTGCGCGGCGACCGCGACGCCTTCGGGATCCACGGGCGTTCGGCCGAGCAGCGGGTGGCGCTGGAGATGCTGCTCGACCCCGAGGTCGGCATCGTCTCCCTCGGCGGGCGCGCCGGCACGGGCAAGTCCGCGATGGCGCTGTGCGCGGGCCTCGAGGCCGTGATGGAGCGTCGCCAGCACACCAAGGTCGTCGTCTTCCGGCCGCTGTTCGCCGTCGGCGGCCAGGAGCTCGGCTACCTGCCGGGCTCGGAGGGGGAGAAGATGTCGCCCTGGGCGCAGGCCGTCTTCGACACCCTCGGCGCGCTGGTCTCGCGCGAGGTCGTCGACGAGGTGATGGACCGCGGGATGCTCGAGGTGCTCCCGCTGACCCACATCCGCGGCCGTTCGCTCCACGACGCCTTCGTCATCGTCGACGAGGCCCAGTCGCTCGAGCGCAACGTGCTGCTCACCGTGCTCTCGCGCATCGGCGCCAACTCCAAGGTCGTGCTCACCCACGACGTGGCCCAGCGCGACAACCTGCGGGTGGGGCGCCACGACGGCATCGTGGCGGTCGTGGAGAAGCTCAAGGGCCACCCGCTGTTCGCCCACGTCACGCTGACCCGATCGGAGCGTTCGCCCATCGCCGCCCTGGTCACCGAGATGCTGGAGGACGTCACCCTCTGA
- a CDS encoding lytic transglycosylase domain-containing protein, producing MSKSDKHVPKHRAPGRHKSVRAPRRPLRTSVALTGLAVAVTGMSVTGGLALDEPRVPSPIAADPASSTAGASGATGTTAGTAAGTTTAGGTTDGAETVADTESSAGELERRSSRAVVSRAARRTDRVKATALEMSGGAAVTRSEKLSDGDPRDIARALLPAYGFSADQFSCLDSLYVSESNWRVDADNPTSSAYGIPQALTQLHDLPDDYMTSAEAQIRWGLDYIRDTYGTPCSAWSFKQANGWY from the coding sequence GTGTCGAAGTCCGACAAGCACGTCCCGAAGCACCGCGCGCCCGGCCGGCACAAGTCCGTGCGCGCCCCGCGTCGACCCCTGCGCACCAGCGTGGCGCTGACCGGCCTGGCCGTCGCCGTGACCGGCATGAGCGTCACCGGCGGTCTCGCGCTCGATGAGCCGCGCGTGCCCTCTCCGATCGCTGCCGACCCGGCGAGCTCGACGGCCGGCGCGTCCGGTGCCACCGGCACGACCGCCGGCACGGCTGCTGGCACCACCACCGCTGGCGGCACCACCGACGGTGCCGAGACGGTCGCCGACACCGAGTCGAGCGCCGGTGAGCTCGAGCGGCGCTCCTCGCGGGCCGTCGTCTCGCGCGCGGCCCGCCGCACCGACCGCGTCAAGGCCACCGCGCTCGAGATGTCCGGTGGTGCGGCGGTGACGCGCTCGGAGAAGCTGTCCGACGGCGACCCGCGCGACATCGCCCGCGCCCTGCTGCCGGCCTACGGCTTCTCCGCCGACCAGTTCTCGTGCCTGGACTCGCTCTACGTCAGCGAGTCCAACTGGCGCGTCGACGCCGACAACCCGACGTCCTCGGCCTACGGCATCCCGCAGGCCCTCACGCAGCTGCACGACCTGCCCGACGACTACATGACCTCCGCCGAGGCGCAGATCCGCTGGGGGCTCGACTACATCCGCGACACCTACGGCACCCCCTGCAGCGCGTGGAGCTTCAAGCAGGCCAACGGCTGGTACTGA
- a CDS encoding serine hydrolase domain-containing protein, producing MTVTNSLLDDLAGRSAERLGATQRGVVMVGALHHGQSAVHGADPGTQFEIGSVTKTFTALALARLVVRGVVELDQPLNDLLPRDITAPERGGEVIRLGHLASHTSGLPGLPKGLLARGLFRSDPYAGCTGEFLMDGLRRTRLRSVPGVRVHYSNLGAGLLGLVLARHIGTDYDTLIQGEICRPLGMSDTRVVLDAEGTARLATGHSRLGRPRPPWHLGALAGAGGLHSTVPDLLKFARAHLGSAPDELAEAIALNRATSHRINARAAIHPGWIAATPPRSEHRVMFHNGGTGGYRSLLAIAPEHHAAVVILNANNRSVDRPGLNLLKQIIDSGPGPNTVPVAAVA from the coding sequence ATGACGGTGACGAACTCGCTCCTCGATGATCTGGCGGGACGATCAGCGGAACGCCTCGGCGCCACACAGCGGGGGGTCGTCATGGTGGGGGCGTTACACCACGGGCAGTCGGCAGTGCACGGCGCAGATCCCGGCACGCAGTTCGAGATCGGTTCCGTCACCAAGACGTTCACCGCCCTTGCGTTGGCCCGGCTCGTCGTGCGCGGTGTCGTGGAACTTGACCAACCGCTGAACGACCTTCTGCCGCGCGACATCACGGCCCCAGAACGCGGCGGCGAGGTCATCAGGCTGGGGCACCTGGCCTCCCACACTTCTGGCCTTCCAGGCCTGCCCAAAGGACTCCTGGCGCGGGGGCTCTTCCGATCAGATCCCTACGCCGGATGCACCGGCGAGTTCCTGATGGACGGACTGCGGCGCACCCGTTTGCGATCGGTGCCCGGTGTCCGCGTTCACTACTCCAACCTCGGTGCCGGCTTACTGGGACTTGTTCTGGCACGCCACATCGGTACCGACTACGACACCCTCATTCAGGGCGAGATCTGCCGGCCCCTGGGCATGAGCGATACCCGCGTGGTGCTCGACGCCGAAGGGACGGCCCGACTGGCAACCGGCCACTCCCGCCTGGGACGCCCACGCCCACCTTGGCACCTTGGCGCCCTCGCCGGCGCCGGTGGTCTGCACTCCACTGTGCCCGATCTGCTCAAGTTCGCGCGTGCTCACCTCGGTTCAGCACCTGACGAGCTCGCGGAAGCCATCGCTCTCAACCGGGCCACTTCCCACCGCATCAACGCGAGAGCTGCGATCCATCCCGGCTGGATCGCAGCCACCCCGCCCCGCAGCGAGCATCGAGTCATGTTCCACAACGGCGGCACCGGCGGCTACCGCAGCCTGCTGGCCATCGCTCCTGAACACCACGCCGCGGTCGTCATCCTCAACGCCAACAACCGATCCGTGGACCGTCCCGGCCTTAATCTGCTCAAACAGATCATCGACTCCGGGCCAGGCCCCAACACCGTCCCGGTCGCCGCCGTCGCCTGA